The Apium graveolens cultivar Ventura chromosome 6, ASM990537v1, whole genome shotgun sequence genome contains a region encoding:
- the LOC141665028 gene encoding uncharacterized protein LOC141665028, with product MTCYERTVDGFSLGYSDWIWLGENHDNSTRSSVGSTCPPSKPIPISETFNVCEAAYSREDCDKESDNFKRFVADAEQALFEGSECTKLESVLKLHNWKARFGVSDKAFTDLLQSIGSILPKDNLLPSNMYEAKKTLTYLGFEYIKFHACPNDCVLYRGPILESSSECPKCHLSRWKVGKDGQVRVNVPAKVMWYFPIIPRFKRMFKSSSTAELMSWHANNRSKDGKMRHPSDSPSWRNVDCRWPEFGSEARNIRLGLAADGPQEPGNDIDVYLQPLIDDLKKLWEEGEPNVYNAHTKSFFTLKAILMWTINDFPGYGNLSGCVNKGYRACPVCGDKGQLLMENKNLVVHLNHLAERKCWGNNSNLGSVLGRGGSQKRWSLHGKNSQFFFELEYWKFHHVRHCLDVMYVEKNVCDNIIGTLLHMKFKSKDSLASCLDLVDMGIRPNLAPESYVRNRFYPEGCIVEGYLKEESIEFCSEFYSGSSRTAGLPKDEEKISGPIGGVTMKSVAEKERDEAHLSVLRNNSEVEPYVILVEFDVSNIRLHKKYLEDIYRGKKKSTYSGYWESTIDNLPIGLNKKLVNTEMRENAEAVSETIRWLAGKPSFSVLTYESYAVEGVRYHTKDRDNARVVQNSGVSLVARTVQVSSAKDMNPIESDLKFYGVIREIWELDYHAFKAPLFLCTWAASDKGVKSDDLDFTLVTFNRPGHKKDKYVSVDQVNQVFYIEDPVDANWSVVFSATTRDYHDVYNEDAPEDTSWNPPPFCSNIPTCDPANIDDASVCNRRENVEGIWAKKL from the exons ATGACttgttacgagcggacggtggacg GGTTTAGTTTAGGATATTCTGATTGGATTTGGCTTGGAGAAAACCATGATAATAGTACTAGGTCATCTGTTGGTAGTACTTGTCCTCCCTCGAAGCCCATACCAATTTCAGAAACATTTAACGTGTGTGAAGCAGCCTATAGTAGGGAAGATTGTGATAAAGAGTCAGATAACTTTAAGAGGTTTGTTGCCGATGCAGAACAAGCTCTGTTTGAGGGAAGTGAGTGTACTAAACTGGAGTCGGTCTTAAAATTACATAATTGGAAGGCTAGGTTTGGAGTTTCCGATAAAGCTTTTACTGATCTGCTTCAATCAATTGGATCAATTCTTCCTAAAGATAATCTGCTTCCGTCTAATATGTATGAAGCCAAGAAAACCTTGACTTATTTAGGCTTCGAGTATATTAAATTCCACGCTTGTCCAAATGACTGCGTATTATACAGGGGTCCAATTCTCGAGTCTTCTTCCGAGTGTCCCAAATGCCATCTCTCTCGCTGGAAAGTTGGCAAAGATGGTCAAGTTAGGGTAAATGTGCCAGCTAAGGTTATGTGGTATTTTCCGATAATCCCCAGATTTAAAAGAATGTTTAAATCTTCATCTACTGCTGAATTAATGAGTTGGCATGCAAATAATCGATCCAAAGATGGAAAGATGCGTCACCCCTCTGAttctccttcttggagaaatGTAGATTGTAGGTGGCCTGAGTTTGGTAGCGAGGCAAGAAATATACGTTTAGGATTAGCGGCCGATG GCCCACAAGAGCCTGGTAATGATATTGACGTATATCTCCAGCCACTGATCGACGATTTAAAAAAATTGTGGGAGGAAGGTGAACCAAACGTGTACAATGCCCATACCAAATCCTTTTTCACTCTAAAGGCAATCTTGATGTGGACAATAAATGACTTTCCGGGATATGGAAATTTGTCGGGGTGCGTTAATAAGGGTTATAGGGCCTGTCCAGTATGCG GAGACAAAGGACAGCTTTTAATGGAGAACAAGAATTTGGTTGTGCACCTGAACCACTTAGCGGAAAGGAAGTGTTGGGGTAACAACAGCAACTTAGGTTCAGTTTTGGGAAGGGGGGGAAGCCAAAAAAGGTGGAGTCTCCATGGAAAAAACAGTCAGTTTTTTTTTGAGTTAGAGTATTGGAAGTTTCACCATGTTCGACATTGTTTAGATGTCATGTACGTCGAAAAGAACGTGTGTGATAATATAATTGGGACACTTCTGCACATGAAATTCAAGAGTAAAGACAGCCTTGCCTCGTGTCTTGATTTGGTTGACATGGGAATACGGCCTAATTTAGCTCCAGAA AGTTATGTAAGAAACCGATTCTATCCAGAAGGTTGTATAGTTGAAGGTTACCTCAAAGAAGAGTCAATAGAATTTTGCAGTGAGTTCTATAGCGGGAGTAGTAGAACAGCCGGTCTTCCGAAAGATGAAGAAAAAATTTCTGGTCCAATCGGTGGTGTGACTATGAAGTCAGTTGCGGAAAAAGAACGAGATGAGGCTCATCTTTCAGTTCTTCGTAATAATTCAGAAGTGGAACCATATGTTAT TTTAGTCGAATTTGATGTAAGTAATATCAGGTTGCATAAAAAATATTTGGAAGATATTTATCGAGGGAAAAAGAAGAGTACGTACAGTGGCTATTGGGAGAGCACAATCGACAATTTGCCGATTGGTTTGAACAAAAAGTTG GTCAATACAGAAATGAGGGAGAATGCGGAAGCCGTATCTGAAACTATAAGATGGTTGGCTGGGAAACCTTCATTTTCAGTTTTGACTTACGAAAGTTATGCTGTTGAAGGGGTCCGATACCACACAAAGGATCGAGATAATGCAAGGGTAGTTCAGAATAGTGGTGTGTCATTAGTTGCGAGGACAGTCCAAGTCTCTAGTGCTAAGGACATGAATCCTATAGAGAGTGATTTAAAATTTTATGGGGTGATCAGGGAAATATGGGAATTAGACTACCACGCATTCAAGGCCCCTCTGTTTTTATGTACATGGGCAGCAAGTGACAAAGGGGTCAAGTCCGATGATCTTGATTTCACCCTTGTCACCTTCAATCGACCAGGTCACAAAAAGGACAAATATGTCTCTGTTGACCAAGTCAACCAAGTATTTTATATTGAGGATCCAGTTGATGCTAATTGGTCCGTTGTGTTTTCGGCGACAACTCGAGACTATCATGATGTTTACAATGAAGATGCTCCTGAAGACACCTCCTGGAACCCTCCCCCATTCTGTTCTAATATCCCTACATGTGACCCTGCTAATATTGATGATGCAAGTGTTTGTAATAGAAGAGAAAATGTTGAGGGTATATGGGCCAAAAAGTTATAG